One window of Lawsonibacter asaccharolyticus genomic DNA carries:
- a CDS encoding acetyltransferase: MRDGFGTFRRAAAGEAEQVFDLIRQRIAWMDERGIQQWNHPGYLRRYPLDYFRQCAEEGQLYALWTECGALAAGAVVLEEDPRWTGYGGKALYVHNLAASLHFSGAGTELLRRCLALAAERGQDYLRLDCARDNPVLHDYYERFGFRFVAPVEDQGYLGDLLQYPLGSRD, from the coding sequence ATGAGAGATGGATTCGGTACCTTCCGCAGGGCGGCAGCAGGGGAGGCGGAGCAGGTCTTTGACCTGATCCGGCAGCGGATCGCCTGGATGGATGAGCGGGGCATCCAGCAGTGGAACCACCCCGGCTACCTCAGGCGGTATCCCTTGGACTATTTCCGGCAGTGCGCTGAAGAGGGACAGCTCTACGCCCTGTGGACGGAGTGCGGCGCTCTGGCCGCGGGGGCCGTGGTGTTGGAGGAGGACCCGCGCTGGACCGGCTATGGCGGGAAAGCGCTCTATGTGCATAATCTGGCGGCCAGCCTCCACTTCTCCGGAGCGGGCACGGAGCTGCTCAGGCGCTGCCTGGCCCTGGCCGCGGAGCGGGGGCAGGACTATCTCCGCCTGGACTGCGCCCGGGACAACCCGGTTTTGCATGATTATTATGAACGTTTTGGCTTCCGATTTGTGGCGCCTGTGGAGGACCAGGGGTATCTCGGGGATCTCCTTCAGTACCCCCTGGGGTCCCGGGACTGA